A region of Paenibacillus thiaminolyticus DNA encodes the following proteins:
- a CDS encoding lichenicidin A2 family type 2 lantibiotic: MNNQLEHSPVGKSLKSLSEEEMASIFGGNGMDVEVRSSLVCGAGISYVASYLASAAFKCGKKNKN, translated from the coding sequence TTGAATAATCAATTAGAGCATTCCCCTGTCGGGAAAAGCTTAAAGAGCTTATCCGAAGAGGAAATGGCCTCCATCTTCGGTGGAAATGGTATGGATGTAGAGGTAAGATCATCACTGGTTTGCGGTGCAGGCATTAGCTATGTTGCCTCATACCTGGCATCTGCTGCTTTTAAATGCGGTAAAAAAAATAAGAACTAA
- a CDS encoding lichenicidin A2 family type 2 lantibiotic, with the protein MTQEEIKLMNQSCGNGLKSLTMEEMQNIYGASDVEPRATPTIVPAISAAVRTSSKVCLSLVASAIGGIASHNNDCLG; encoded by the coding sequence ATGACGCAAGAGGAAATCAAGTTGATGAATCAAAGCTGTGGAAATGGACTGAAATCTCTAACTATGGAAGAAATGCAAAATATTTATGGAGCTTCCGATGTTGAGCCTAGAGCAACACCAACAATTGTCCCGGCTATTTCAGCTGCGGTTCGAACCAGCTCCAAGGTTTGTTTATCTTTAGTTGCAAGTGCTATCGGTGGTATTGCTTCCCATAATAACGATTGTTTAGGATAA
- a CDS encoding type 2 lanthipeptide synthetase LanM family protein, with protein MLNNIFKSLTIAERYELLAPLNLKEAPQSINHWRSDMSIISDKTFEHMLYINLYNQDTFSHAVQYAPEAENIEKYRNKAMQSQWFIVYRQAMALMEDSSFHEDRKNDLHDSLRPFMRYSRKIIHDFLVTHEHIHLEIEVVNQILIQLEQTLMDMAHKSLVLELNLCRENGRLEGDTSEERFLSFVRKFDEKNFVDEFYNKYIVLTRLLSTATMFFTRNIQTLLSRIFENQQELTTTFDITDFTIQSITLGEGDTHQQGNTVSVITFADNNKIVYKPKRLQINLAFNHLLDWLNAHSILQLRGVTTLVYDEYAYEEFIAYKPCNNLEEVGAYYQRFGQLMAVIQLLNGTDIHMENLISHGEYPVIIDLETLIQQPMPIERQSLHYIKEITDTLFHHVTRTLFLPTNGVKIEDPLKIDLSALNGRKKKFQFKVLQPVNQGTDQLKYDYQDFELEGANNLPFIENDDLIIDYKLYRTHIIQGFRDVCEVFLQNKEELIQDGSVLYHFNGIYTRCLFRDTSQYANIMMHMQHPEMLMDMLDREKAIENMWAFPSTDKHLIQAEAADMMHNDIPVFFSRTDRPSIINSNNEEISDFYTISSFEYFIKSINNLSETEINKQISIINLHFGDFSEYRKQENESLTQSINLIKDLPYMTTDFVQEAELIAEEIMRRAFTGEMTSWIIPYSSEPDVWSLIPIREDFYNGVGGIYLLFHFLYQKTQNEKYVHFANDILEHYPVEQAINFELGLSGYPGLLYAFSLIDDYGTNKLKITKMINKYCEGFEKLADKEIEEKLQFDYVNGFSSLINALLRFYHRRKDSKFIQLAMKLANHLTAKLAHLDQLDTGFAHGVTGYALTLFRMGEVTQLQQYTNQAKALMKYANEHIDETYKAMSWCHGFIGEGIARMEMEPWLGELDDAIIQAAILDKTKNSQLLANDCMCHGNMGITELFLTHYKLTKDTDSIELARTIASHVVNLKQQYNRKYKLMDITEYPDITLFTGLSGIAYQLLRVTDPKGVPSILS; from the coding sequence ATGCTAAACAATATTTTCAAATCTTTGACTATTGCTGAGCGCTACGAATTATTAGCACCGCTGAATTTGAAAGAAGCTCCTCAAAGCATCAACCATTGGCGCTCTGACATGTCTATCATTTCTGATAAAACCTTTGAACATATGCTGTACATAAATCTTTACAACCAAGACACCTTCTCACACGCAGTACAGTATGCCCCTGAAGCTGAAAATATCGAGAAATATCGGAATAAAGCTATGCAATCACAATGGTTTATTGTTTATCGGCAAGCCATGGCCTTGATGGAAGATAGCTCTTTTCATGAGGACCGTAAAAATGATTTACATGATAGCTTGCGTCCTTTTATGCGATACTCTCGTAAAATAATCCACGATTTCTTAGTAACGCACGAACATATCCATTTAGAAATCGAAGTAGTAAATCAAATCCTTATCCAATTAGAGCAAACTTTAATGGATATGGCACATAAATCGTTAGTGCTGGAGTTAAATCTGTGCAGAGAAAACGGACGATTAGAAGGCGATACATCCGAAGAAAGATTTTTATCATTTGTCCGCAAATTTGACGAGAAAAATTTTGTTGATGAATTTTACAATAAATATATTGTGTTAACCCGTCTGTTATCCACCGCCACCATGTTTTTTACACGAAATATTCAAACTCTATTGTCCCGCATCTTTGAGAATCAACAGGAGCTCACAACAACATTTGATATTACCGATTTTACGATACAAAGCATTACATTAGGCGAGGGTGATACGCACCAGCAAGGGAATACGGTTTCCGTCATTACGTTTGCCGACAACAATAAAATTGTGTATAAGCCCAAACGATTGCAGATCAATCTGGCATTTAACCATCTGTTAGACTGGTTGAATGCTCATTCTATACTACAGCTTCGTGGTGTTACTACTTTAGTTTATGATGAGTATGCATATGAAGAATTTATTGCGTATAAGCCATGTAATAACTTGGAAGAGGTAGGAGCTTATTATCAGCGGTTTGGACAACTCATGGCTGTTATTCAATTGTTGAACGGTACAGATATTCATATGGAAAATCTTATCTCTCATGGCGAATATCCAGTAATTATTGATTTAGAAACATTAATCCAGCAGCCCATGCCAATTGAGAGACAGTCCTTGCACTACATAAAGGAGATAACGGATACGCTTTTCCATCATGTAACACGTACGCTGTTTTTGCCTACTAACGGCGTCAAAATCGAAGATCCGCTTAAAATTGATCTCAGCGCCTTAAATGGCCGTAAAAAAAAGTTTCAGTTTAAGGTGTTACAGCCTGTAAATCAAGGAACAGATCAACTGAAATATGACTACCAGGATTTTGAGCTGGAAGGAGCAAACAATCTTCCCTTTATCGAAAATGATGATCTGATCATTGACTACAAATTGTATAGGACGCATATTATTCAAGGGTTTAGAGATGTATGTGAGGTTTTCCTGCAAAATAAAGAGGAATTAATTCAAGACGGCAGCGTTCTCTACCACTTCAATGGGATTTATACACGTTGTTTATTTAGAGATACGAGCCAATATGCCAATATAATGATGCACATGCAGCACCCTGAAATGCTGATGGATATGCTTGACCGTGAGAAGGCGATTGAAAATATGTGGGCTTTTCCATCCACAGATAAGCACCTAATTCAAGCCGAAGCTGCAGATATGATGCATAACGATATTCCTGTTTTTTTCAGCCGGACAGATAGACCAAGCATTATAAATAGCAATAATGAAGAGATTTCAGACTTCTATACGATAAGCTCATTTGAATATTTCATAAAATCAATCAACAACTTAAGCGAAACTGAAATCAACAAGCAGATCTCTATCATTAATCTTCATTTTGGCGATTTCTCGGAATATCGTAAACAAGAAAATGAATCCCTAACCCAAAGCATAAATTTAATTAAAGACTTGCCGTACATGACGACAGATTTCGTGCAGGAAGCAGAGCTTATTGCTGAAGAGATCATGAGGCGTGCCTTTACAGGAGAAATGACCAGTTGGATTATTCCATACTCTTCAGAACCGGATGTGTGGTCTTTAATTCCGATTCGAGAAGACTTTTATAATGGCGTCGGAGGCATCTATTTACTGTTTCACTTCTTGTATCAGAAGACACAAAATGAGAAATATGTACATTTCGCAAATGACATTTTAGAGCATTATCCTGTTGAACAAGCAATAAATTTTGAATTAGGGCTAAGCGGTTACCCGGGGTTATTGTATGCCTTTTCACTTATTGATGATTACGGCACCAACAAGCTAAAGATTACGAAAATGATTAATAAATATTGTGAAGGATTTGAAAAGCTTGCTGATAAGGAAATTGAAGAAAAGCTCCAGTTCGATTATGTTAATGGATTTAGTAGCTTAATCAATGCTTTATTAAGATTTTATCACAGACGCAAAGACAGTAAATTCATTCAACTTGCTATGAAATTAGCCAACCATCTAACTGCTAAATTAGCGCACCTCGATCAGCTTGATACAGGCTTCGCACATGGCGTCACAGGTTATGCGTTAACACTGTTCAGAATGGGTGAGGTCACACAGCTTCAGCAATATACAAATCAAGCAAAAGCGTTAATGAAATATGCTAACGAGCATATTGATGAAACCTATAAAGCTATGAGCTGGTGTCATGGCTTTATTGGTGAAGGCATTGCCAGAATGGAGATGGAACCGTGGCTTGGCGAATTAGATGATGCCATTATTCAAGCGGCCATTCTAGACAAAACCAAAAACTCGCAGCTCCTCGCCAACGATTGCATGTGTCATGGAAATATGGGGATTACCGAATTATTTCTTACCCACTACAAGCTAACCAAGGATACCGACAGTATCGAATTGGCGAGAACGATTGCTAGTCATGTCGTAAACCTGAAGCAGCAGTATAACCGCAAGTATAAATTAATGGATATTACCGAGTACCCGGATATAACCTTATTTACAGGCTTATCCGGAATTGCTTACCAACTGTTGCGTGTAACCGATCCAAAGGGAGTCCCTTCAATACTAAGCTAA
- a CDS encoding KamA family radical SAM protein, whose protein sequence is MPMPKYVTDIEKITQIPETERKRLKQITEKFVFRVNDYYLNLIDWNDPDDPIRKLVIPNTGELQEYGRWDASDEDTNYVVPGCQHKYGTTALLIVSEVCGAYCRYCFRKRLFRNDVKEAMSDVNPGLAYIADHPEINNVLLTGGDSLILATPKLRMILERLRAIPHVQIIRLGSKMPVFNPMRIYEDDALLETIREFSSADKRIYVMAHINHPREITAEAKRGFEALHQAGAIVVNQTPVLRGINDNADVLGELLDKLSWAGVTPYYFFINRPVAGNREFVLPLKDVYRVVEEAKAKTSGLGKRVRLSMSHTSGKIEILAIEDGKAYLKYHQSRDNQYGRFMVLDCPDDAAWFDDLPGNEQFWTPPVKKTEDVVSVNALPDMPQRRTKRDA, encoded by the coding sequence ATGCCTATGCCGAAGTACGTTACCGACATCGAGAAGATCACGCAGATACCCGAGACGGAAAGGAAAAGGCTGAAGCAGATCACGGAAAAGTTCGTATTTCGTGTAAATGACTATTATTTGAACCTCATTGATTGGAACGACCCCGATGACCCCATTCGGAAGCTAGTGATTCCGAATACGGGTGAACTGCAGGAGTACGGCCGTTGGGATGCCTCGGATGAGGACACCAACTATGTCGTCCCCGGCTGCCAGCACAAGTATGGCACCACCGCCTTATTAATTGTGTCGGAAGTATGCGGCGCCTATTGCCGATACTGCTTCCGCAAGCGTCTCTTCCGCAACGATGTCAAAGAAGCCATGTCCGATGTCAATCCCGGCTTGGCCTATATTGCCGACCACCCCGAAATCAACAATGTCCTGTTAACCGGCGGGGATAGCCTCATCCTCGCGACACCGAAGCTTAGAATGATTCTGGAACGCCTTCGCGCCATCCCGCATGTGCAAATCATTCGCTTGGGATCCAAAATGCCGGTATTCAATCCGATGCGAATCTATGAAGACGATGCACTGCTGGAGACGATCCGCGAATTCTCCTCGGCGGACAAGCGCATCTATGTGATGGCTCATATTAACCATCCGCGCGAGATTACGGCGGAAGCGAAGCGGGGCTTCGAAGCGCTTCATCAGGCCGGCGCCATCGTCGTCAATCAGACGCCCGTTCTCCGCGGCATCAATGACAATGCTGATGTGCTCGGCGAGCTGCTGGACAAGCTGTCCTGGGCAGGCGTAACGCCTTATTATTTCTTCATCAACCGCCCGGTAGCGGGGAATCGCGAGTTCGTGCTTCCGCTGAAGGATGTGTATCGCGTGGTAGAGGAAGCGAAGGCGAAGACATCCGGCTTAGGGAAGCGGGTCCGTCTCTCGATGAGCCATACGTCAGGGAAGATCGAGATTCTCGCAATCGAAGACGGCAAGGCGTATCTGAAATATCATCAATCCCGCGACAACCAATATGGGCGCTTCATGGTGCTGGATTGTCCGGACGACGCGGCTTGGTTCGATGATCTGCCGGGGAACGAGCAGTTCTGGACGCCGCCGGTGAAGAAGACCGAGGACGTCGTGTCCGTCAATGCGCTGCCGGATATGCCGCAGCGTCGAACGAAGAGGGATGCGTAA
- a CDS encoding flavodoxin family protein — MKNIFVYIGSRNKDSRLFRYTYQIIDFVRNNGNAVGNIDIYSPLNCNLHPSTGCKNCFQKGFCPNEESPNDDGELIKTKIEQADIVILASPVYSHNVSSDMKVLIDRLSYWAHIFKLAGKSGVIVTTAESNGAQFVADYLTKIMTYMGASIEHIVNFVNSEQDLAEMYAEEAAHKIIEICDDSYHVTPTSQQELTFQTLKLILLDYPRDHFEYRYWKDHGLFDCQSYEELVNKYVKV, encoded by the coding sequence TTGAAAAACATATTTGTATATATCGGATCTCGAAATAAGGATTCCAGACTGTTTCGGTACACATACCAAATTATCGATTTTGTCCGTAACAATGGTAATGCTGTAGGAAATATCGACATTTACTCTCCACTTAATTGTAATCTTCATCCATCCACAGGATGCAAAAACTGCTTTCAAAAAGGATTTTGCCCGAATGAAGAATCGCCTAACGATGATGGAGAACTGATTAAAACAAAAATAGAGCAGGCTGATATTGTTATTTTGGCTAGCCCTGTCTATTCTCACAACGTGTCATCGGATATGAAGGTGCTAATTGACCGCCTTTCCTATTGGGCACACATCTTCAAGCTTGCGGGTAAATCCGGTGTTATCGTGACTACGGCTGAAAGCAATGGTGCACAGTTCGTAGCCGACTATCTGACAAAAATAATGACTTATATGGGCGCTTCGATTGAACATATCGTTAATTTTGTAAATAGTGAGCAAGACCTTGCTGAGATGTACGCGGAAGAAGCTGCACACAAAATTATTGAAATTTGTGATGATAGCTATCATGTTACACCGACAAGTCAGCAGGAACTTACGTTCCAAACTTTGAAGCTGATCCTGCTTGACTACCCACGGGACCATTTTGAGTATCGTTATTGGAAGGATCACGGCTTATTTGATTGCCAATCTTATGAGGAGCTTGTAAACAAATATGTTAAAGTTTAA
- a CDS encoding VanW family protein, with protein sequence MKKIHALFIVAASLLLAVTALWGWANSYASQDRLPPEVRLSSWEVGGMSFAAFREELDQRLRQLEATPVEVTFGSSGVAPVKTTLSALGVTYDAKPLLAALKPLQEGSLWKRIIARRSFNKEWELQFHWKANVWKERFTPGWETASFGKPVNASREISKDDQVVYTPERQVYRVDRMQLEQLIRAAIPPVWYEGGAIRIEAPLVLTDPPVTVASLKAEGIERKIIEYSTGFAKSEDGRTHNVVSAAQTIDDMILKPGDIFDYDKVIAETEKKYGFKEAPVIYNGKLVPGIGGGICQVSSTLYNAVLRTGLEIVERRNHSLPVSYLPLGLDATFSQGYINFKFKNSTGKHLLIRTETEDGRLTIKFFGTMDNNLSYKMETKTVKVLDPQVKYVKNPNLPAGTEQVLQQGKKGYVVESYRIKLVDGNEVERERIAMDTYQPQPSLIAVNNGSGTVPAKPKTEKEPIVEDGINGPDFKPNT encoded by the coding sequence TTGAAAAAAATACATGCGCTATTCATCGTAGCCGCATCGCTGCTGCTGGCCGTTACCGCCCTCTGGGGCTGGGCGAACAGCTATGCTTCGCAAGACCGCCTTCCGCCGGAGGTCCGGCTCTCTTCTTGGGAAGTGGGCGGGATGTCCTTTGCTGCCTTCCGCGAGGAACTGGATCAGCGGCTGCGGCAATTGGAAGCGACGCCGGTGGAGGTCACCTTCGGCTCCAGCGGGGTAGCTCCGGTCAAGACGACCTTGTCCGCGCTCGGGGTAACCTATGACGCGAAGCCGCTCTTGGCCGCGCTGAAGCCGTTGCAGGAAGGCTCTCTCTGGAAGCGGATTATCGCCAGAAGAAGCTTCAACAAGGAGTGGGAGCTGCAGTTTCATTGGAAAGCGAATGTGTGGAAGGAACGGTTTACGCCAGGCTGGGAGACGGCAAGCTTCGGGAAGCCGGTCAATGCCTCGCGCGAGATTTCGAAGGATGACCAGGTCGTCTATACGCCGGAGCGGCAAGTATACCGCGTCGATCGGATGCAGCTGGAGCAGTTGATTCGGGCAGCCATTCCTCCGGTCTGGTATGAAGGAGGGGCCATCCGCATCGAAGCCCCCCTGGTGCTGACCGATCCGCCGGTAACGGTCGCCTCCCTGAAGGCGGAAGGGATCGAGCGGAAAATTATCGAGTATTCGACCGGCTTCGCCAAGTCTGAGGACGGGCGCACGCATAATGTCGTATCGGCCGCCCAAACGATCGATGACATGATATTGAAGCCCGGCGATATTTTCGATTATGACAAAGTGATCGCGGAGACCGAGAAGAAATACGGCTTCAAGGAAGCTCCTGTCATTTATAACGGCAAATTGGTACCCGGCATCGGCGGCGGCATCTGCCAAGTATCGAGCACGCTTTACAATGCCGTGCTCCGGACTGGACTGGAAATCGTCGAACGGCGCAATCATTCCTTGCCGGTCTCGTACCTGCCTCTGGGGCTGGACGCGACCTTTTCCCAGGGCTATATCAATTTCAAGTTCAAAAACTCTACCGGCAAGCACCTCCTTATCCGGACCGAGACCGAAGATGGGCGCTTGACGATCAAATTTTTCGGCACGATGGATAATAACCTCTCCTACAAGATGGAGACGAAAACCGTCAAGGTGCTGGATCCGCAAGTAAAGTACGTCAAAAACCCGAATCTGCCCGCCGGCACGGAGCAGGTGCTGCAGCAGGGCAAAAAAGGATATGTCGTGGAGTCGTACCGCATTAAACTGGTGGACGGCAATGAGGTGGAGCGCGAGCGCATTGCGATGGATACCTACCAGCCTCAGCCGTCGCTGATTGCCGTGAACAACGGCAGCGGGACCGTTCCTGCGAAGCCGAAGACGGAGAAGGAACCGATTGTGGAGGATGGAATCAATGGGCCTGATTTCAAGCCGAATACTTGA